CTTCGCCCGTCGACTCGGGACCTATACCGGGCGCATCTCGACAACCACGTACTCCCGGCGCTCGGGTCGACTGCCCTAGCCGCGATCCGCCCGTCTGACGTCCGGACGGCAGTCAGGGTCTGGACGTTGAAACTGTCCCCCGCCACAACGCGGACCGTCTTCCGGGTTATGTCGGCGGTGCTTCGGTCGGCGGTGAGGGACGGGCGGATCGTCAAGAATCCGGCGGAGGGCTGCCCGCTCCCCCGGGTCGACAGGCAAGTGCTCGAGCCTCTCTCCCCGTCCTCCGTGCTTGCCCTGGCTGACTCAATCACGCCCCGGTACCGAGTCGCTGTGCTCCTCGGCGCATGTGCAGGTCTACGTCTCGGCGAGGTGCTCGGCCTGCAAGTTGGGCGGGTCGACTTCCTGAGGCGGCGGATCACCGTCGAGCAGCAGTTGCAGCCCGTCCGGGCCGGTGGCGTGCCGGTCCTCTCGCCTCTCAAGACTCCGGCGTCCCGGCGGACGGTACCAGTCGACGACGTCGTAGTGTCCGAACTCGCGGCACACCTCGAGCGGTTCGGCCCCGGCCCCGACGGGCTGCTGCTGGCCAACCGACTTGGCCAG
This portion of the Actinomycetes bacterium genome encodes:
- a CDS encoding site-specific integrase → MGRESLRSYANDWLGHRVDLRPSTRDLYRAHLDNHVLPALGSTALAAIRPSDVRTAVRVWTLKLSPATTRTVFRVMSAVLRSAVRDGRIVKNPAEGCPLPRVDRQVLEPLSPSSVLALADSITPRYRVAVLLGACAGLRLGEVLGLQVGRVDFLRRRITVEQQLQPVRAGGVPVLSPLKTPASRRTVPVDDVVVSELAAHLERFGPGPDGLLLANRLGQAVRKSSFGNRWQTAVKDADLPTGTRFHDYADLWVMPMVA